The Helianthus annuus cultivar XRQ/B chromosome 16, HanXRQr2.0-SUNRISE, whole genome shotgun sequence genome includes a window with the following:
- the LOC110919858 gene encoding uncharacterized protein LOC110919858 — MSPYKALFGVNTPIHLPHIPLDTNVSTMEEFFPERESMLETLKKSLCRARIRMKPFADHHRTEKVNADGTWVYLKLHPYVKTTLRAHKYPKLSPKYYGPFLFLARIRLTAYKLNLPPNSQIHLTFHVSLLKKAEGPPNVVHNIPEGSSNGLQPMHILDRTLARQGHKPVVKFLIQ; from the coding sequence ATGTCTCCTTACAAAGCTCTATTTGGTGTTAACACTCCCATACACTTACCTCATATTCCACTAGATACTAATGTGTCTACAATGGAAGAGTTCTTTCCGGAAAGGGAATCAATGTTGGAAACTCTTAAAAAGTCCTTATGCAGAGCTAGAATCCGGATGAAACCATTTGCAGATCATCACAGGACTGAAAAAGTCAATGCGGATGGTACATGGGTATATTTGAAGTTGCACCCTTATGTTAAGACTACACTAAGAGCTCACAAATACCCTAAACTTTCACCCAAATACTATGGTCCATTTCTTTTTCTAGCAAGGATCAGACTAACTGCATATAAATTGAATTTGCCACCTAATTCCCAAATTCATTTAACTTTTCATGTATCTCTTCTGAAGAAAGCTGAAGGTCCACCTAATGTTGTTCATAATATTCCTGAGGGATCAAGTAATGGATTACAACCTATGCACATTTTGGACAGAACATTAGCTAGGCAAGGTCATAAACCCGTGGTGAAGTTTTTGATACAATAG